Proteins encoded by one window of Geobacter sp. DSM 9736:
- a CDS encoding response regulator: protein MDYSKTILLVDDNPDFVELAKRAFQKSKILNPVVVAEDGVEALDYLFCTGPWADRCPKDNPVVVLLDLKLPKLDGLEVLARMRSTPKTKIVPVVILTTSSEDQDVSRAYGLGANSYLRKPVDFNKLTEALQTTGLYWLLHNEPPDPRGPE from the coding sequence ATGGATTATTCCAAAACCATTCTTCTTGTCGATGATAATCCCGATTTTGTCGAGCTGGCCAAGCGGGCCTTCCAGAAGAGCAAGATCCTGAACCCCGTAGTAGTGGCAGAAGACGGCGTGGAGGCGCTGGATTACCTCTTCTGCACCGGGCCGTGGGCGGACAGGTGCCCCAAGGACAATCCGGTCGTTGTCCTGCTCGACCTCAAGCTTCCGAAGTTGGACGGACTGGAGGTGCTTGCCCGGATGCGCAGCACTCCGAAGACGAAAATCGTTCCGGTGGTGATCCTCACCACCTCCTCGGAGGATCAGGACGTGTCACGTGCGTATGGGCTAGGAGCAAACAGCTATCTCCGCAAGCCCGTGGACTTCAACAAGCTGACGGAAGCGCTCCAGACTACGGGGCTGTACTGGCT